One Panicum virgatum strain AP13 chromosome 3N, P.virgatum_v5, whole genome shotgun sequence DNA segment encodes these proteins:
- the LOC120666556 gene encoding L-type lectin-domain containing receptor kinase S.4-like translates to MSSSKPKPPPILFFLLLLFLLASLAASQEFTYKGFAGGGGSPNLTLNGIAEVWPDGILRLTNETSRLLGHAFYPAPLRFLDRNGTAVSFSTEFVVTVVPEFAQLGGHGYAFVIAPDPRLPGSLPSQYLGLFSAADDGNATNHVFAVEFDTVQDFEFGDINGNHVGVDLNSLVSNKSAAADPVNLKAGDTVAWIDYDGAARLLNVSIANATSSVVKPAKPLISFPVDLSGLFRDQMYVGFSASTGLLASSHYVRDWSFRLGGGGAPKLDISSLPTLPRTKTGKNRTSFILAVAFSAFVALVVLAAGGAYGAYRYKNRDIIEPWELDYGPHRFKYAELRRATRGFRERELLGSGGFGKVYRGVLPGSGETVAVKRVSHESRQGLREFVAEIASIGRLRHRNLVQLQGWCRRRGDLLLVYDYMPNGSLDRHLFGGDHLKGSRLAWPVRRRILRDVAAALLYLHEGWESVVLHRDVKASNVLLDADMSARLGDFGLAKLHERGANPSTTRVVGTLGYLAPELTRTGKATTAIDVFAFGALVLEVVAGRHPIEPRAPPEELVLAEWAWERYAAGEVEKVVDPRLGGEYDAAEVAAAVKVGLWCSHPSPAMRPTMREVARYLDAGEVPEPPPPPPLPPACSGEVGFDDFVHSYPSSSFERAAAAGGGWDAGTQTSAATFPFSPLSMRSTYVSM, encoded by the coding sequence ATGTCGAGCTCGAAGCCCAAGCCTCCTcccatcctcttcttcctcctgctcctcttcctcctcgccagcctcgccgcctcccaagaattcacctacaaaggcttcgccggcggcggggggagcCCGAACCTGACCCTCAACGGCATCGCGGAGGTCTGGCCCGACGGCATCCTCCGCCTCACCAACGAGACCTCCCGGCTCCTCGGCCACGCCTTCTACCCGGCCCCGCTCCGCTTCCTCGACCGCAACGGCACCGCAGTGTCCTTCTCGACCGAGTTCGTTGTCACGGTGGTGCCGGAGTTCGCGCAGCTGGGCGGCCACGGGTACGCCTTCGTCATCGCGCCCGACCCGCGCCTCCCCGGCTCGCTGCCCAGCCAGTACCTGGGCCTCTTCAGCGCCGCCGACGACGGCAACGCCACCAACCACGTGTTCGCCGTcgagttcgacaccgtgcaggaCTTCGAGTTCGGGGACATCAACGGCAACCACGTCGGCGTCGACCTCAACAGCCTCGTCTCCAACAAGTCCGCCGCCGCGGATCCCGTCAATCTCAAGGCCGGGGACACCGTCGCGTGGATCGACTACGACGGCGCCGCCAGGCTGCTGAATGTCTCGATCGCGAACGCCACGTCGTCGGTGGTCAAGCCGGCGAAGCCGCTCATCTCCTTCCCCGTCGACCTGTCCGGGCTCTTCCGGGACCAGATGTACGTCGGCTTCTCGGCGTCCACGGGGCTCCTCGCGAGCTCGCACTACGTCAGGGACTGGAGCttccggctcggcggcggcggcgcccctaaGCTGGACATCTCGTCGCTGCCGACGCTGCCGCGGACCAAGACTGGCAAGAACCGGACGTCGTTCATCCTCGCCGTGGCGTTCTCGGCGTTCGTGGCGCTGGtggtgctcgccgccggcggcgcgtacGGGGCCTACCGGTACAAGAACCGCGACATCATCGAGCCGTGGGAGCTGGACTACGGCCCGCACCGGTTCAAGTACGCCGAGCTTCGGCGCGCGACGCGCGGGTTCCGCGAGCGCGAGCTCCTCGGCTCCGGCGGGTTCGGCAAGGTGTACCGCGGCGTGCTGCCGGGTTCCGGCGAGACGGTGGCCGTGAAGCGCGTGAGCCACGAGTCCCGGCAGGGCCTCCGCGAGTTCGTGGCGGAGATCGCGTCCatcggccgcctccgccaccgcaacCTGGTCCAGCTCCAGggctggtgccgccgccgcggcgacctCCTCCTGGTCTACGACTACATGCCCAACGGCAGCCTGGACCGGCACCTCTTCGGCGGCGACCACCTCAAGGGGTCGCGGCTGGCGTGGCccgtccgccgccgcatcctccgcgacgtggcggcggcgctgctgtaCCTGCACGAGGGGTGGGAGAGCGTGGTCCTCCACCGCGACGTCAAGGCCAGCAACGTGCTCCTGGACGCCGACATGTCGGCGCGGCTCGGCGACTTCGGGCTCGCCAAGCTGCACGAGCGCGGGGCCAACCCGAGCACGACGCGCGTGGTGGGCACGCTGGGGTACCTGGCGCCGGAGCTCACGCGGACGGGGAAGGCGACGACGGCCATCGACGTGTTCGCGTTCGGCGCgctggtgctggaggtggtggCCGGGCGCCATCCCATcgagccgcgcgcgccgcctgaGGAGCTCGTGCTCGCCGAGTGGGCGTGGGAGCGGTACGCGGCCGgggaggtggagaaggtggTGGACCCCCGGCTCGGCGGCGAGTACGACGCCGCGGAGGTGGCCGCGGCGGTGAAGGTGGGGCTCTGGTGCTCGcacccgtcgccggcgatgcgGCCCACGATGCGGGAGGTGGCGAGGTACCTGGACGCCGGGGAGGTTCCcgagccgccgcccccgccgccgctgccgccggcgtgcTCCGGCGAGGTGGGCTTCGACGACTTCGTGCACTCGTACCCGTCGTCGTCGttcgagcgcgccgccgcggcgggcggcgggtggGACGCCGGGACCCAGACGTCGGCGGCGACGTTCCCGTTCTCGCCGCTGTCCATGCGGTCAACCTACGTCAGCATGTGA
- the LOC120667993 gene encoding receptor-like kinase TMK3 — translation MPTTVHRQESTTTVRKKQQGLLLALLLSCCLLGAAGGTEPSDAEAIADLARSLARPPSSWKAGGDACSLEGISCSTSGRVTAIDLAGMGLAGTLPSSLSSLTALESLRLGGNALSGAVPPLRAPSLTNLSLDGNAFTSLPRDFPRGMPALRHLSMDNLPLAPWPFPDAIAGCPSLRTFSASNASVTGPFPVAAALVIANLTSIRTLRLSQNMLTGVVPAALGRVASLRDISLSSNYLQGPVPHFSAGVAADVVAGNGFCLDEPGPCNAQVTTLLQVAERFGYPLYLARSWTGNDPCRGSWLGVECSSSSSDVDMIYLYDANLSGTIAPAIANLTGLRRLVLANNSLTGEIPEPLTTLRKLQLLDVTNNKLTGQLPKFKPSVRVLSDGNAFGEPPGAAQS, via the coding sequence ATGCCGACCACCGTCCATCGCCAAGAATCCACCACCACGGTGAGGAAGAAGCAGCAGGgtctcctcctcgccctcctcctctcgTGCTGCCTGCTTGGCGCGGCGGGGGGAACGGAAccctcggatgccgaggccaTCGCCGACCTCGCTCGATCCCTCGCGAGGCCGCCCTCTTCCTGGAAAGCCGGCGGCGACGCCTGCTCCTTGGAGGGCATCTCTTGCTCCACCTCCGGCCGCGTCACCGCCATCGACCTCGCGGGGATGGGCCTCGCCGGGACCctgccctcctccctctcctcgctcACCGCGCTCGAGTCGCTCCGGCTCGGGGGCAACGCCCTCTCCGGCGCCGTCCCGCCGCTGCGGGCCCCCTCCCTCACCAACCTCTCCCTCGACGGCAACGCCTTCACGTCCCTCCCCAGGGACTTCCCGCGAGGGATGCCCGCGCTGCGGCACCTCAGCATGGACAACCTCCCCCTGGCGCCGTGGCCCTTCCCCGATGCCATCGCCGGCTGCCCCTCCCTCCGCACCTTCTCCGCCTCCAACGCCTCCGTCACCGGCCCCttcccggtggcggcggcacttGTCATCGCGAACCTCACGTCGATCAGGACGCTCAGGCTGTCGCAGAACATGCTCACCGGGGTGGTGCCGGCGGCTCTGGGCAGGGTCGCCAGCCTGAGGGACATCTCCCTGTCCAGCAACTACCTCCAAGGGCCGGTGCCGCACTTctccgccggcgtcgccgccgacgtGGTCGCCGGCAACGGCTTCTGCCTGGACGAGCCCGGGCCGTGCAACGCGCAGGTGACCACGCTCCTCCAGGTGGCCGAGCGGTTCGGCTACCCGCTTTACCTTGCAAGGTCATGGACGGGGAACGACCCTTGCCGTGGCTCTTGGCTCGGCGTGGAATGCTCCTCCAGCTCGTCAGATGTAGACATGATCTACCTGTATGACGCCAACTTGTCAGGGACAATAGCACCAGCCATAGCGAACCTGACAGGGCTTCGAAGACTTGTCCTAGCCAACAACAGTCTCACCGGGGAGATACCGGAGCCTCTCACGACACTGCGGAAACTCCAGCTTCTTGATGTCACCAACAATAAACTCACCGGCCAGCTACCCAAGTTTAAGCCATCTGTTCGTGTGCTGTCAGATGGCAACGCGTTTGGGGAACCACCAGGTGCTGCTCAGAGTTGA